A window from Triticum aestivum cultivar Chinese Spring chromosome 6D, IWGSC CS RefSeq v2.1, whole genome shotgun sequence encodes these proteins:
- the LOC123145759 gene encoding subtilisin-like protease SBT1.4 → MELLRPFAALCVLLGFFVAAAAMAAPEVVSETAEAQSSYIVHVAAAHAPRLPRRGLLATRAYGAFLRDQLPVELSSPAPRVLYSYAHAATGFAAQLTGRQAAQLASSGSVLAVVPDVMQQLHTTLTPSFLGLSPSYGLLKVSNGATDVIIGVIDTGVYPEGRKSFAADPSLPPPPSKFRGACVSGPSFNASALCNNKLVGAKFFHKGLEAARGRALGEDSLSPLDTNGHGTHTSSTAGGSPAADAGFFDYARGKAVGMAPGARIAVYKACWEEGCASSDILAAFDEAITDRVDVISVSLGDTGLADNFYSDTTAVGAFRAVSKGIVVSASAGNSGPGDSTAVNIAPWILTVGASTLNRRFPGDVVLGNGETFTGTTLYAGEPLVATNLPVVYGGDVGSKVCEEGKLKPAKVAGKIVFCELGVTAQAAKGQAVKLAGGAGAILTGAKEDGEQVITSPHVHPATDVPFAAAEKIKKYIRTQTSPTATIVFRGTVVGSTPPSPRMASFSSRGPNFRAPEILKPDVTAPGVDILAAWTGANSPSELDFDTRRVKYNIISGTSMSCPHVSGIVALLRQARPEWSPATIKSALMTTASNMDSAGGVIGDMSTGEASTPFTRGAGHIDPNSAVDPGLVYDAGTEDYITFLCALGYTAKQIAVFGSSSSCSTRAGSSVGDHNYPAFSVVFTSNKKKAVVTQRRVVRNVGSDATTTYRAKITAPDGVLVTVSPETLRFSATQKTQGYVVTFAREIGGSVTEKYTFGSIEWSDGEHTVTSPIAVTWPTNQVEEM, encoded by the coding sequence ATGGAGCTCCTCAGACCATTCGCTGCCCTGTGCGTCCTGCTTGGCTTCTTCGTCgccgcggcggcgatggcggccccGGAGGTGGTGAGCGAGACGGCGGAGGCCCAGTCCTCCTACATCGTGCACGTCGCGGCCGCGCACGCGCCACGGCTGCCGCGCCGCGGCCTGCTGGCCACGCGGGCGTATGGTGCGTTCTTGCGCGATCAACTCCCCGTCGAGCTGTCCAGCCCGGCGCCTAGGGTGCTCTACTCCTACGCGCACGCCGCCACGGGCTTCGCGGCGCAGCTCACGGGCCGCCAGGCCGCGCAGCTCGCCTCCTCGGGCTCCGTGCTCGCCGTCGTGCCCGACGTGATGCAGCAGCTGCACACCACCCTCACGCCATCCTTCCTCGGCCTCTCGCCGTCCTACGGGCTGCTCAAGGTGTCCAACGGCGCCACAGACGTCATCATCGGGGTGATCGACACCGGCGTCTACCCGGAAGGCCGCAAATCCTTCGCCGCCGacccctcgctgccgccgccgcccagcaAGTTCCGCGGTGCGTGCGTCTCGGGTCCGTCGTTCAACGCCTCCGCGCTCTGCAACAACAAACTCGTCGGCGCCAAGTTCTTCCACAAGGGGCTGGAGGCCGCACGCGGTCGTGCCCTCGGCGAGGACTCGTTGTCGCCGCTCGACACCAACGGCCATGGCACCCacacctcctccaccgccggcgGCTCACCTGCCGCGGACGCCGGCTTCTTCGACTACGCCAGAGGAAAAGCCGTCGGCATGGCCCCGGGCGCGCGCATTGCCGTCTACAAAGCGTGCTGGGAGGAAGGGTGCGCGAGCTCTGACATCCTCGCCGCATTTGACGAGGCCATCACAGACCGTGTCGACGTTATCTCCGTCTCGCTCGGCGACACCGGCCTGGCCGACAACTTTTACAGCGATACAACTGCGGTGGGCGCGTTCCGCGCCGTCAGCAAGGGCATCGTCGTCTCCGCCTCCGCGGGGAACTCTGGGCCCGGGGACTCCACCGCCGTGAACATCGCGCCGTGGATCTTGACGGTCGGCGCGTCCACGCTCAACCGCCGATTCCCGGGCGACGTCGTTCTCGGCAACGGCGAGACCTTCACGGGCACTACTCTATAcgctggcgagccactcgtcgcgacCAACTTACCAGTGGTCTACGGAGGGGACGTGGGCTCCAAAGTGTGCGAAGAGGGGAAGCTGAAACCCGCCAAGGTAGCCGGGAAGATTGTTTTCTGCGAACTGGGTGTAACTGCCCAAGCAGCGAAAGGACAAGCCGTCAAGCTCGCAGGTGGCGCCGGAGCAATCCTTACCGGCGCCAAAGAAGACGGCGAGCAGGTCATCACCAGCCCCCATGTCCACCCCGCCACGGACGTCCCATTCGCTGCCGCCGAGAAGATCAAGAAGTACATACGCACGCAAACTTCCCCTACCGCGACGATCGTCTTCCGCGGCACCGTGGTCGGCTCGACGCCTCCTTCCCCTAGAATGGCGTCCTTCTCGAGCCGCGGGCCGAACTTCCGCGCGCCGGAGATCCTCAAGCCAGACGTGACCGCGCCTGGCGTGGACATCCTCGCCGCTTGGACGGGCGCCAACTCGCCCTCGGAGCTTGACTTTGACACGAGGCGAGTGAAGTACAACATCATATCCGGCACGTCCATGTCATGCCCGCATGTGAGCGGCATCGTGGCGCTGCTCCGGCAGGCGAGGCCAGAGTGGAGTCCCGCCACGATCAAGTCCGCCCTGATGACCACCGCAAGCAACATGGACAGCGCCGGCGGCGTGATCGGTGACATGTCCACCGGAGAGGCGTCCACGCCGTTCACGCGCGGGGCCGGACACATCGACCCCAACAGCGCCGTCGACCCGGGCCTTGTGTACGACGCCGGCACGGAGGACTACATCACCTTCCTGTGCGCGCTCGGCTACACCGCCAAGCAGATCGCCGTGTTCGGCTCGTCCTCCAGCTGCTCGACGCGCGCGGGCTCCTCCGTGGGCGACCACAACTACCCGGCCTTCTCCGTGGTGTTCACCTCGAACAAAAAAAAGGCGGTTGTCACACAGCGCCGCGTCGTGCGCAACGTCGGCAGCGACGCCACGACTACGTACCGGGCCAAGATTACCGCCCCGGACGGCGTGCTCGTCACGGTGAGCCCCGAGACGTTGCGGTTCAGTGCGACGCAGAAGACGCAGGGGTATGTGGTCACCTTCGCGCGGGAAATCGGCGGGAGCGTCACGGAGAAGTACACGTTTGGGTCGATTGAGTGGAGCGACGGCGAGCACACGGTCACGAGCCCCATCGCCGTCACTTGGCCGACGAACCAGGTTGAGGAGATGTGA